One Halogeometricum sp. S1BR25-6 DNA segment encodes these proteins:
- a CDS encoding YHS domain-containing protein, with translation MPVDPVCGMEIPPESAEATTEYEGESLHFCSNDCQALFDSAPEKYVEMPHPHLIETGGAIIPRLPYGRAKGEFDIDIADPTPLQEGDSVSFSKEITDDDVRKFAEATSDTNALHLNDAFAEKTRFGHRIVHGTLVSGLISAALACFPGLTIYIS, from the coding sequence ATGCCAGTTGACCCCGTGTGTGGGATGGAAATCCCACCCGAATCTGCCGAAGCGACAACCGAGTACGAAGGTGAGTCGCTCCACTTCTGCTCGAACGACTGCCAAGCGTTGTTCGATAGCGCTCCCGAGAAGTACGTCGAGATGCCGCACCCCCATCTCATCGAGACAGGCGGTGCTATCATCCCTCGTCTGCCATACGGCCGTGCGAAAGGTGAATTCGACATCGATATCGCAGATCCCACGCCGCTCCAGGAGGGCGACAGCGTCAGTTTCTCGAAGGAGATTACGGATGACGACGTCCGGAAGTTCGCCGAGGCGACCAGCGATACGAACGCCCTCCACCTCAACGACGCGTTCGCAGAGAAGACACGGTTCGGCCACCGGATCGTCCACGGGACACTCGTCTCTGGACTGATTAGCGCGGCACTGG
- a CDS encoding DUF4396 domain-containing protein — MVLQQLLAVVLQNSLLPRWLAQFGKQIEHAFAPIRAVLKPILSSPVTAGIWAILVVSSLAVLWWDIRKRNQALPSMMKFVWTLTVLYSGPIGLAIYWWSGRTQIAHDSFWRRGSRSTSHCYSGCGLGEIVGITLAQGILAFNILWVVLITFGFAYLFGYALNIGPLMQEGMGFREATWDAFLSETPSITIMEIAAISTDLLLAGTAGIGSILFWMAMAFSLSIGFIAAYPINAGLISLGVKEGMMNPKEMD, encoded by the coding sequence ATGGTACTACAACAACTGCTCGCAGTCGTACTCCAGAACTCGCTGCTACCGCGGTGGCTCGCACAGTTCGGAAAACAAATAGAGCACGCGTTCGCGCCCATCAGAGCCGTTCTCAAACCCATTCTATCCAGTCCCGTTACGGCCGGAATCTGGGCGATTCTGGTGGTGTCGTCGCTCGCCGTCCTCTGGTGGGACATCCGGAAACGGAATCAGGCGCTCCCGTCGATGATGAAGTTCGTCTGGACGCTGACCGTCCTCTACTCGGGCCCCATCGGTCTCGCCATCTACTGGTGGTCCGGGCGGACGCAGATAGCCCACGACTCGTTCTGGCGGCGCGGGTCCCGTTCGACGAGTCACTGCTACTCCGGATGCGGACTGGGCGAAATCGTCGGCATCACCCTCGCGCAGGGCATCCTCGCGTTCAACATCCTCTGGGTGGTGCTCATCACCTTCGGATTCGCGTACCTGTTCGGCTACGCGCTCAACATCGGGCCGCTGATGCAGGAGGGTATGGGTTTCCGCGAGGCGACGTGGGACGCATTCCTCAGCGAGACGCCGAGCATTACCATCATGGAAATTGCCGCCATCTCAACGGATCTCCTGTTGGCCGGCACCGCCGGCATAGGGAGCATCCTGTTCTGGATGGCAATGGCGTTCTCGCTGTCCATTGGGTTCATCGCCGCCTATCCCATCAACGCGGGTCTCATCTCCCTCGGCGTGAAGGAGGGGATGATGAACCCCAAGGAGATGGATTAG
- a CDS encoding four-helix bundle copper-binding protein, translating into MAVSEIDHLTDEMERCVDSCFEAAQATEWCADQCTGSEEMQDCARLCRDVADLATQCGRFCSRESTFHTRTAELCADASEQCADECAKHDAEHCQVTEEKLRECADACREMVSAMS; encoded by the coding sequence ATGGCAGTTTCAGAGATAGACCACCTGACCGACGAGATGGAACGATGCGTCGACAGTTGCTTCGAAGCCGCGCAGGCGACCGAGTGGTGCGCCGATCAGTGCACCGGCAGCGAGGAGATGCAGGATTGCGCGCGCCTCTGCCGCGACGTCGCGGATCTCGCGACGCAGTGCGGGCGTTTCTGCTCCCGCGAGTCGACCTTCCACACGCGGACCGCAGAACTGTGCGCCGACGCGTCTGAGCAGTGTGCTGACGAGTGCGCGAAGCACGACGCAGAGCATTGCCAAGTCACCGAAGAGAAACTCCGCGAGTGCGCCGATGCCTGCCGAGAGATGGTCTCGGCGATGAGCTAA
- a CDS encoding ArsR family transcriptional regulator: protein MTRENSELRDLPPSAKLVYKTLEYTGESTQQQIIKESQLSPRTVRNALQRLKEIDAVTEDVFIPDARKSIYRIVN, encoded by the coding sequence ATGACCCGAGAAAACTCAGAACTCAGAGATCTTCCTCCCAGCGCAAAACTGGTGTACAAAACGCTTGAATATACCGGAGAATCAACTCAGCAGCAGATTATCAAGGAATCACAGCTCTCGCCGAGAACTGTTCGTAACGCCCTACAGCGATTGAAGGAGATTGACGCTGTGACAGAGGATGTTTTTATTCCCGACGCCAGAAAATCGATATATCGAATAGTTAATTAG
- a CDS encoding permease has translation MAPLVFHAPTAEAYDTLVGILVITFPISLPFDAVLYTNGLPFGSVLSYIYASLIVPPVINAYREYYGTKFAAILCGMISVSAVLTGFVIHFIFLGAGVIPDPSSVQIAEVKIEMNYKMVLNVLAPVFFLFLYWLHCSGSIGDEEHDEHAHTTD, from the coding sequence ATGGCACCGCTAGTGTTTCACGCTCCGACTGCAGAAGCGTACGATACCCTCGTCGGCATCCTTGTAATCACGTTCCCAATAAGTCTCCCGTTCGATGCCGTCCTCTACACCAACGGCTTGCCGTTTGGATCGGTGCTCTCGTACATCTATGCGAGCCTCATCGTCCCGCCGGTCATCAACGCGTACCGGGAGTACTACGGCACGAAGTTCGCGGCCATCCTCTGTGGAATGATCTCCGTTTCCGCCGTGCTCACGGGCTTTGTCATTCACTTCATCTTCCTTGGGGCAGGGGTCATTCCTGACCCATCAAGCGTCCAGATTGCAGAGGTAAAGATCGAGATGAACTACAAGATGGTCTTGAACGTCCTCGCACCGGTGTTCTTCCTATTTCTCTACTGGCTTCATTGCTCAGGCTCGATTGGAGATGAAGAACACGACGAGCACGCTCACACCACCGACTAA
- a CDS encoding glycoside hydrolase family 15 protein produces MDYKPISAYGAVGNQKTVALVGRDGSVDWCCFPHVENASVFARILDAERGGHFTVQPAGSFSSTQRYVPRTNVLETRFQTATGQATLTDFMPVPDAIRDEGVPNGTLLRKVTCTHGRLDLKVEFEPRFDYARTVPTVETTDHGVVTTGNNESLSLSTPLPLRVDGASAEALTMLEEGETRWLVAGYGHEPEIRPDAHQTLLERVVDRWQDWVDIGLDRRNDPVGGYWQDVVVRSALTLKLLIHDDTGTICAAPTTSLPEDIGGIRNWDYRFNWIRDSAFTVRALSELGHVDEAKEYFDTCLRHCADNDPADVQPVFGLHGDTDLEEETLEHLSGYQGSRPVRVGNSAADQTQLDVYGELIHGVYATAQYGAEITDENWAVMKDLLDYVCGAWSEPDVGIWEMRDDPQQFVYSNVMCWVALDRGIAIVEETEFDGDVECWREARRAIKEDVLKYGYDEDVGSFVQAYDNRILDATSLLIPILGFLPADDERVQSTIDATLDRITTNGLVARYEGNDGLPGEEGAFVMCSFWLVTALSLSGRITEARETFRQVMRYASPQGLLAEEVDPATGELLGNYPQAFSHIGLINAALHLQEAETDADDPSASATTGAKQSSGVNTSTRAERER; encoded by the coding sequence ATGGACTACAAGCCGATATCGGCGTACGGAGCCGTCGGCAACCAGAAGACAGTGGCGTTAGTCGGTCGCGACGGTTCAGTCGACTGGTGTTGCTTCCCGCACGTCGAGAACGCGAGCGTCTTCGCGCGTATCCTCGACGCCGAGCGAGGGGGGCACTTCACCGTCCAACCGGCTGGCTCGTTCTCCTCGACACAGCGATACGTTCCCCGAACGAACGTCCTCGAAACGCGGTTCCAGACGGCGACCGGCCAGGCGACGCTGACGGACTTCATGCCCGTCCCGGATGCAATCCGTGATGAGGGCGTTCCGAACGGAACTCTCCTCCGAAAGGTGACCTGCACCCACGGGCGACTTGACCTCAAGGTCGAGTTCGAACCGCGATTTGACTACGCTCGGACGGTCCCGACCGTCGAGACGACCGACCACGGCGTCGTCACGACTGGGAACAATGAGTCTCTTTCCCTCTCCACTCCCCTGCCGCTCCGTGTCGACGGCGCCTCGGCAGAGGCCTTGACTATGCTTGAGGAGGGTGAGACGCGCTGGCTCGTCGCTGGGTACGGGCACGAACCCGAGATACGGCCTGACGCGCACCAGACGTTGCTGGAACGGGTCGTCGATCGCTGGCAGGACTGGGTCGATATCGGCTTGGACCGGCGTAACGATCCGGTCGGCGGATACTGGCAGGATGTCGTCGTCCGGTCAGCACTGACGCTAAAACTGCTCATCCATGACGACACCGGCACCATCTGCGCTGCCCCAACGACCTCGCTCCCCGAGGATATCGGCGGCATTCGTAACTGGGACTACCGGTTCAATTGGATTCGCGACTCGGCGTTCACTGTCCGGGCGCTGTCAGAGTTGGGCCACGTCGACGAGGCCAAGGAGTACTTCGACACCTGCCTGCGCCACTGCGCTGACAACGACCCTGCTGATGTACAGCCCGTTTTTGGGTTACACGGTGACACCGATCTCGAGGAGGAGACGCTCGAGCACCTCTCCGGTTACCAGGGATCGCGTCCCGTTCGAGTCGGTAACTCAGCGGCCGATCAGACCCAGCTCGACGTGTACGGTGAGCTGATCCACGGGGTGTACGCGACCGCCCAGTACGGGGCGGAGATAACCGATGAGAACTGGGCTGTGATGAAAGACCTATTAGACTACGTATGTGGTGCGTGGTCCGAGCCCGACGTCGGTATCTGGGAGATGCGCGACGACCCCCAGCAGTTCGTCTACTCGAACGTGATGTGCTGGGTCGCGCTCGATCGAGGAATCGCCATAGTCGAGGAGACAGAGTTCGACGGAGACGTCGAGTGCTGGCGAGAGGCCAGACGAGCCATAAAAGAGGACGTGCTCAAATATGGGTACGACGAGGACGTCGGGAGCTTTGTTCAGGCGTACGACAACCGGATACTCGATGCAACGAGTCTCCTCATCCCAATACTGGGCTTCTTGCCAGCCGACGACGAGCGCGTCCAGTCGACTATCGACGCGACACTAGACCGGATCACGACCAACGGACTGGTCGCCCGCTATGAGGGAAACGATGGACTCCCGGGCGAGGAAGGGGCGTTCGTCATGTGTTCGTTCTGGCTGGTCACGGCACTCTCCCTCTCGGGTCGCATCACGGAGGCACGGGAGACCTTCCGACAGGTGATGCGGTACGCGAGTCCCCAAGGGTTGCTTGCCGAGGAGGTAGATCCGGCTACCGGGGAACTCCTCGGGAACTACCCACAGGCGTTCAGCCACATCGGCCTCATCAATGCTGCTCTCCACCTGCAGGAGGCCGAGACCGACGCGGATGACCCGTCGGCGTCAGCGACGACCGGCGCCAAGCAGTCAAGCGGCGTGAATACTTCGACCCGGGCTGAGAGGGAACGGTAA